The following are encoded together in the Lactuca sativa cultivar Salinas chromosome 1, Lsat_Salinas_v11, whole genome shotgun sequence genome:
- the LOC111900077 gene encoding lysM domain receptor-like kinase 3: MDFRLQKPFHVLQSLMLLVFASQLQKPSYANTAPLNCTETSRLCTSFLAFSLSPNQTLAVIMSMFDVLPQDVTVEGNGRDYIFVRKNCSCSNSPVPKYLTNTTYTVRKDGRSLYRMVVDAYGGLGYLPYFTRPARAGAVVSLQLFCGCSNGLWNYLMSYVMKEGDSIELLASRFGVSMDSIETVNGIENSDNVTVGALYYIPLNSVPGEPYPIENDTPAPAPPSLFVAGNHKARVPYGWIVASLMVGLALIIAVTGFLVYSRSSICFDDAQGSHGKDSKIEKISRKFRILQTTSFCCGSRKDDWRENVGESSERHMNVPKVIGTDVFDVEKPVVFLYEEIFSATDGFLESNLLGLGTYGAVYHGLLRDQEVAIKRMTETKTKEFMAEMKVLCKVHHTNLVELIGYAASDDELFLIYEYAQKGSLKNHLHEPQNKGNPTLSWIMRVQIALDTARGLEYIHEHTTPHYVHRDVKTSNILLDSAFKAKISDFGLAKLVGRSNEDEASVTRVVGTYGYLAPEYLRDGLATVRSDVYAFGVVLFEIISGKDAIIQTEAAVAKNSERRSLASVMLAALKNAPESITTSSFKDHIDPNLMDLYPYDCVFKMAMLGKQCVEDDPVLRPDMKQIVISLSHILLSSVEWEATLAGNSQVFSGLVQGR; encoded by the exons ATGGATTTTCGACTTCAAAAACCATTTCATGTTCTACAATCACTAATGCTACTGGTATTTGCTTCGCAGTTGCAGAAACCATCGTATGCAAACACCGCGCCGTTAAATTGCACCGAAACATCCCGTCTGTGTACATCTTTCTTAGCATTTAGTCTATCGCCGAACCAAACCCTAGCAGTTATCATGAGCATGTTCGATGTGTTGCCGCAAGATGTTACAGTTGAAGGTAACGGCAGGGATTACATATTTGTTAGGAAGAATTGTTCGTGTTCTAACTCTCCTGTTCCGAAGTACTTGACGAATACGACATATACTGTGAGGAAAGATGGGCGATCTCTGTACAGGATGGTGGTTGATGCTTACGGCGGATTGGGCTATCTGCCGTATTTCACGAGGCCGGCGCGTGCAGGAGCAGTGGTGTCGTTGCAGTTGTTTTGTGGCTGTTCGAATGGGCTGTGGAATTATCTGATGAGTTACGTGATGAAGGAAGGGGATAGTATCGAGTTGTTGGCAAGTAGATTTGGTGTTAGTATGGATAGTATTGAAACCGTTAATGGGATCGAAAATTCAGATAACGTCACCGTCGGTGCACTTTATTACATACCTTTAAATTCAG TTCCCGGTGAGCCATACCCTATTGAAAACGACACTCCTGCTCCTGCTCCACCATCCCTGTTTGTTGCAG GAAATCATAAGGCTCGTGTACCATATGGATGGATAGTAGCTAGTTTGATGGTTGGTTTGGCACTGATCATAGCAGTCACAGGTTTTCTTGTCTACTCAAGATCATCAATTTGCTTTGATGATGCTCAAGGGAGTCATGGAAAGGATTCAAAAATTGAAAAGATTTCTCGTAAGTTTCGTATCTTACAGACAACAAGCTTTTGTTGTGGTTCAAGGAAGGATGATTGGAGAGAAAATGTCGGGGAATCTAGTGAACGTCATATGAACGTTCCAAAAG TTATTGGGACTGATGTGTTTGATGTAGAGAAGCCTGTTGTTTTCCTATATGAAGAAATTTTTTCGGCTACAGACGGTTTTTTGGAATCCAATCTTCTTGGTCTTGGGACATATGGTGCTGTGTACCATGGTCTGCTTCGTGACCAG GAAGTTGCTATCAAAAGAATGACCGAGACAAAAACTAAGGAGTTCATGGCAGAGATGAAAGTATTGTGCAAGGTTCATCATACAAATTTG GTAGAACTGATCGGTTATGCAGCTAGCGATGATGAGCTCTTCCTCATTTATGAATATGCTCAGAAAGGTTCCTTGAAAAATCACTTGCATGAGCCTCAAAACAAGG GTAATCCGACACTTTCTTGGATTATGAGGGTTCAAATTGCACTTGACACCGCAAGGGGGCTGGAATACATACACGAACATACTACACCTCATTATGTGCATCGTGATGTCAAAACAAGCAATATTTTACTTGATAGCGCTTTCAAAGCCAAG ATCTCAGACTTTGGGTTGGCAAAACTTGTTGGAAGAAGTAATGAGGATGAAGCTTCAGTGACGAGAGTGGTTGGAACTTACGGTTATTTAGCTCCTGA GTATCTGAGGGATGGTTTAGCGACAGTTAGGAGCGATGTATAtgcatttggtgttgttcttTTTGAGATAATATCAGGAAAGGATGCCATAATACAAACCGAAGCCGCTGTGGCAAAAAATTCAGAGAGGCGATCGTTGGCATCTGTT ATGTTGGCAGCTCTCAAGAATGCACCCGAATCTATCACTACATCGAGCTTTAAAGATCATATTGATCCCAATTTGATGGATTTATATCCCTACGACTGTGTTTTCAAG